One genomic window of Microbacterium sp. BH-3-3-3 includes the following:
- a CDS encoding riboflavin synthase, with translation MFTGIVEEIGAVTAVEPSGDGVRLTLRAPLSVSDAGHGDSISVSGVCLTVVDQGDDWFTADVMKQTLDMSTLAGVAPGLAVNLERATAAHGRLGGHIVQGHIDGTGVVREVRPGAQWSVVRVGIPAHLAPLVVDKGSIAIDGVSLTVSAVSDAAESDPWLEVSLIPETLEATTLGRAEAGTPVNLETDILARHVQRMLAFRTTENPAAAAASTERGSA, from the coding sequence ATGTTCACCGGAATCGTGGAAGAGATCGGCGCCGTCACCGCCGTCGAGCCCTCGGGCGACGGGGTGCGGCTGACGCTGCGCGCGCCGCTGTCGGTATCGGATGCCGGCCACGGCGACTCGATCTCGGTCAGCGGCGTGTGCCTCACCGTCGTCGACCAGGGCGACGACTGGTTCACCGCCGACGTCATGAAGCAGACGCTCGACATGTCGACGCTGGCCGGCGTCGCCCCCGGTCTCGCCGTCAACCTCGAGCGCGCCACCGCCGCGCACGGGCGCCTGGGCGGTCACATCGTGCAGGGCCACATCGACGGCACCGGGGTGGTGCGCGAGGTGCGTCCGGGTGCGCAGTGGAGCGTCGTGCGGGTCGGCATCCCGGCTCACCTCGCCCCCCTGGTCGTCGACAAGGGCTCCATCGCGATCGACGGCGTCTCGCTCACCGTCAGCGCGGTCAGCGACGCCGCGGAGTCCGACCCGTGGCTCGAGGTCTCGCTCATCCCCGAGACGCTCGAGGCGACGACCCTGGGCCGCGCTGAGGCCGGCACCCCCGTCAACCTCGAGACCGACATCCTCGCGCGCCACGTGCAGCGCATGCTCGCCTTCCGTACGACCGAGAATCCCGCGGCTGCGGCCGCATCGACCGAGAGGGGCTCCGCATGA